From a region of the Fusobacterium sp. SYSU M8D902 genome:
- a CDS encoding DMT family transporter, whose amino-acid sequence MNNRTKGILLGITVGLAWGLDSILMGAVGVTPLVSAFFHDSFAFFWIGLTLLFSKQLYGSFQLLKTKKGKATAVAALVGAPVGMSAYLLAIKYATAPYASSISVIYPGVGALLSYFLLKEKLSKRAVLGIFISLLGSFMLGFKPTGDIPATFGTGILFALLAVLGWASEGVIIGFAMKHIKDEDHIQAAPQQFLCLRYFISMVVYGFLVLPLSGEIYTALEVVKTGVFLKFAGIAIFGAITYLCWYKAVDLIGAAMGTALNSTAALWTIVFSIVLFGAPANSHLIIWGLVIVAGVFIFAIEPKKSK is encoded by the coding sequence ATGAACAATAGGACGAAGGGTATTTTATTAGGAATCACTGTTGGTTTAGCTTGGGGACTTGACTCTATTTTGATGGGTGCTGTTGGAGTCACGCCATTAGTTTCTGCATTTTTTCACGATAGTTTTGCTTTTTTCTGGATCGGACTTACTTTACTTTTCTCAAAGCAACTTTATGGAAGTTTTCAATTATTAAAAACAAAAAAAGGAAAAGCTACTGCTGTAGCTGCATTAGTTGGTGCTCCTGTGGGTATGAGTGCCTATCTACTAGCTATTAAATATGCTACTGCTCCATATGCTTCTAGTATATCAGTTATCTATCCTGGTGTTGGAGCTTTATTATCATATTTTTTACTTAAAGAGAAGCTTTCTAAAAGAGCTGTTCTTGGTATCTTTATCAGTCTTTTAGGATCTTTTATGTTAGGATTTAAACCTACTGGAGATATACCAGCTACATTTGGTACAGGTATATTATTTGCTCTTTTAGCCGTATTAGGTTGGGCATCTGAAGGGGTTATTATTGGTTTTGCTATGAAACATATAAAAGATGAGGATCACATTCAAGCTGCTCCTCAACAATTTCTTTGTTTAAGATATTTCATATCTATGGTTGTCTATGGTTTCTTAGTTTTACCACTTTCTGGAGAGATTTATACTGCTCTTGAAGTTGTAAAAACTGGTGTTTTCTTGAAATTTGCTGGAATTGCTATCTTTGGAGCTATCACTTATCTATGTTGGTATAAAGCAGTTGATCTGATTGGAGCTGCTATGGGTACTGCTCTTAACTCTACTGCTGCACTTTGGACAATAGTATTTAGTATAGTTTTATTTGGAGCACCTGCAAATTCACACTTAATTATCTGGGGATTGGTAATTGTTGCTGGAGTATTCATCTTTGCAATAGAACCTAAAAAATCAAAATAG